GGGGCCGCTTCCTTGCTAAGCCGGGCTATCGTGCCCTCGTGACAAGCGCGACGGAGCGTCCCCTTCTCTTCCTCGACGTCGATGGTCCACTCATCCCGTTCGGTTCATCGTCCTGCCACCCGCAGACCGCTGCCGCCGCCTCCCCGACGTCTCCCGATCAGGGGAACCCATTGCTGAACCGGCTCGGCCCGGGGCTCGGATCGCGTCTCATGGCCCTGGGCTGCCGTCTCGTGTGGGCGACGACCTGGATGGAGGAGGCGAACGAGGCTGTCTCCCCACGTATCGGACTGCCGAGGCTGCCCGTGGTGGAGTGGCCGACCCCCTGCGCCGACGAAAGCCCTCGCGGCCTGCACTGGAAGACCCGCCACCTTGTCGAGTGGGCCGACGGCCGGCCGTTCATCTGGGTCGATGACGAGATCAGCGCCATAGACCGCCTGTGGGTCGACGCCAGTCACCTCGGGCCATCATTGCTCCATCGCGTCGACCCAACCAAGGGCCTCGTGGACGCCGACTTCTCCGCGCTCGCCGACTGGCTCCGTTCATTCTTGCTTCCGTGAGGCCCAGTCGGCCGTTGGGGCCGCCTCGAACCCGGTCAACGTCGTGGTCGTCCTCCCCATAGAACCTTGTGTATGGCAGTTCTCAGGTTCTACTGCGCTATGGACTCTGATGCTCTACGATGTTGGTCACTTTTGACGAACCGTCAGGCGACAGGGAAATGATGGAGCAGATCGAGTTCGAATCCAACAGTAGCCGGGATATCGAGGAATCTGAGGCTCAGCTCGATTCCGAATACGAGGAAGACCCGGTCGGTTTTTGGGAAGCCAAGCAGAGAGACCTACTCACAAGCGTCCTAGATTACAACTTGCGCTCCCTGACGGACTTGGTAAAGAATAAGCAAATCGACCTCTCCCCTAATTATCAGCGTCGGAACAGGTGGAAGGACGATCGAAAGTCTCAACTGATTGAGTCTTTCTTGATGAACGTCCCGATCCCCAATATTTTT
This genomic interval from Streptomyces asiaticus contains the following:
- a CDS encoding HAD domain-containing protein, producing the protein MTSATERPLLFLDVDGPLIPFGSSSCHPQTAAAASPTSPDQGNPLLNRLGPGLGSRLMALGCRLVWATTWMEEANEAVSPRIGLPRLPVVEWPTPCADESPRGLHWKTRHLVEWADGRPFIWVDDEISAIDRLWVDASHLGPSLLHRVDPTKGLVDADFSALADWLRSFLLP